The following are encoded in a window of Oncorhynchus mykiss isolate Arlee chromosome 11, USDA_OmykA_1.1, whole genome shotgun sequence genomic DNA:
- the LOC110535810 gene encoding leucine zipper putative tumor suppressor 1 isoform X2, with amino-acid sequence MENTENALIRPTAFKPVIPRSTSSTETRDNLTHLLIPPERTKDSQGPKQDTFSVTLSDSGQDSMSSLPTQSTNGSLSASTGPLSQCAGGSAHGMAHPLQPPRSTWTNGNGIRASARAAALSNGGAVKANRDAVSIPSTQQPINLLEEMGGCNRTPISMDESLIELLEQRLLESETELHELQVSFEEKEVDTCQLFEERQRYCVEEMEGLKQRCSTKLRQVSHRAVRNHQALQLQVSQLQQDKQRLQDELARMTQEKDLTEVKLRSFEREKTQLEPTLEETQWEVCQKTGEISLLKQHLRDSQADVTHKLNDIVSLKVSLKETRDKMEALGQQNKEQEDKIHSRSVEVEVCHNELQRKKNEADLLREKVGILETDIKGIKTDLALAKEQRQQQKAKLEAQAQQRSDQSGGREGCMSTDSLQGEVERLKGELREERETQERLLNSFEHERQTWNKEKDRVIKYQNQLQLNYLQMHKKNQDLERILQELTVELESRPELDVDIHSSGLHYEDMIATEI; translated from the exons AATACCGAGAACGCTTTGATCCGGCCCACAGCCTTCAAGCCAGTCATCCCTAGGAGCACCTCTTCCACAGAGACTCGCGACAATCTCACCCACCTGCTTATTCCGCCAGAAAGGACCAAAGACTCCCAGGGGCCCAAACAGGACACCTTTTCAGTGACACTCTCAGACTCTGGGCAGGATTCAATGTCCAGCCTGCCTACTCAAAGCACCAATGGGAGCCTCAGTGCTTCCACAGGCCCATTGTCTCAGTGTGCAGGAGGCTCAGCCCATGGCATGGCCCATCCCCTGCAGCCCCCTCGCTCTACATGGACCAATGGGAATGGCATTAGAGCCAGTGCTAGGGCTGCAGCTCTAAGCAATGGAGGGGCAGTGAAGGCTAACAGGGATGCCGTCTCCATACCGTCCACTCAGCAGCCTATTAATCTGTTGGAGGAGATGGGAGGCTGTAATCGCACTCCCATCTCAATGGACGAGTCTCTCATTGAGCTGCTGGAGCAGAGGCTGctggagagtgagacagagctgcatgaGCTGCAGGTGAGCTTTGAGGAGAAAGAGGTGGACACTTGCCAGCTGTTCGAAGAGAGGCAGAGGTATTGTGTTGAGGAGATGGAGGGCCTGAAGCAGAGGTGCTCCACCAAGCTCAGGCAGGTCTCGCACAGGGCCGTGAGGAACCACCAGGCCTTGCAACTGCAGGTCAGTCAGCTGCAACAGGACAAGCAGAGGCTCCAGGATGAGCTGGCCAGGATGACCCAGGAAAAGGACCTGACAGAGGTCAAACTGAGGTCGTTTGAGAGGGAGAAAACCCAGCTCGAGCCCACCTTAGAGGAGACCCAGTGGGAG GTATGTCAAAAGACTGGGGAGATCTCCCTGCTGAAGCAGCATCTCAGGGACTCCCAGGCTGATGTCACTCACAAGCTGAATGACATCGTAAGCCTCAAGGTCTCGCTGAAGGAGACTCGGGACAAAATGGAGGCATTGGGGCAGCAGAACAAAGAACAAGAGGACAAGATACACTCTCGCAGCGTGGAGGTCGAG GTATGCCACAATGAGCTCCAGCGCAAGAAGAACGAGGCTGATCTTCTAAGAGAAAAGGTGGGTATACTAGAGACAGACATCAAAGGAATCAAAACGGATCTGGCTCTGGCAaaagaacagaggcagcagcagaagGCCAAACTGGAGGCCCAGGCCCAGCAGAGGTCAGACcagagtggggggagagaagggtgcATGAGCACTGACTCCCtccagggagaggtggagagactgaAAGGGGAgctcagggaagagagagagactcaggagAGGCTGTTGAACAGCTTTGAGCATGAAAGACAGACGTGGAACAAGGAGAAGGACAGAGTCATCAAGTACCAGAATCAGCTTCAGCTCAACTATCTGCAGATGCACAAGAAGAACCAAGACTTGGAGAGGATCCTGCAGGAGCTCACAGTGGAGCTGGAGAGTCGGCCGGAGCTCGACGTGGACATCCACAGCTCAGGGTTACACTATGAGGATATGATAGCCACAGAAATTTGA